One part of the Luteibacter yeojuensis genome encodes these proteins:
- a CDS encoding putative bifunctional diguanylate cyclase/phosphodiesterase has translation MRLEASHQQPLSRRLRPLAYALVVVVGLVLTLTWVALQTQVTLAGFLNGESLWSKAQKQAVIDLDEYAAHGRPGDLAGFRRNYAVLLADREARDAIAGGDFSHTEVEAAFARGGVIPEAIPGMVFIFQYFSGMPYVREAVAEWRSVDTSLLELATIADRLEEGYRSGSLQSGDATAERDRIAALNDYIEPRAKAFSLDIANGASWLGRVLFFTVLGVAALASLLWLRMAQRILAGIRGTEERYSLLFDSAADAIFMVDRESGHILDANDRAATWLGCARADLTGVELASLFVDGSPESGEGLLRDVNGGTRPVETQSSLVAWGARQVSQAIVRDISDRVAMEQERKIAAEALASIAEGVIIADADRRVTTTNAAHVKLTGFPAQALRRTRFDATRTLADGRPLPQTLWDDIAAGDNWLGEVESRRADGTTYPELMSISTIRDRDGRPQHYVAVVSDITARKADRQRLQHLATHDPLTGLVTRSEFERRCAEAITRAAHERGAVAVLFVDLDAFKVVNDSYSHAIGDALLMRVAERIRAQLAPHDVAGRIGGDEFTVLLADLRSREEALLVAEAMLAALARPFDLGDYELFVSASIGIAGYPLDGNDAVTLIANADAAMYVAKTEERNALRFYTPKMHADARRRLKLASELRQALSRNEFQLVYQPSVEMKSGRIVAVEALIRWRHPERGQIAPDEFIPIAESLGLIRQIDQWVLENASRQLVAWDEARLPSLRLAVNVSAGSFGHPDFLHGIAQALRVSGVHPKRLLVELTESAILRLGEDTQRAMQTLHNLGVAVAIDDFGTGYSSLAYLKLPAVAYLKIDRSFVSGLPMNANDVAITEAMVAIARSLDLHTIAEGIETEAQHEFLLRAGCQEGQGFLYSRPLPPDEIERLLAPKATKGKRLSLVPPKRA, from the coding sequence ATGCGCCTCGAGGCCAGCCACCAACAACCGTTGTCACGCCGCCTGAGGCCCCTGGCCTATGCGCTCGTGGTGGTCGTGGGGCTGGTCCTCACCCTGACGTGGGTCGCGTTGCAGACCCAGGTGACCCTCGCCGGTTTCCTCAACGGCGAGAGTCTCTGGTCCAAGGCGCAGAAACAGGCGGTGATCGACCTGGACGAGTACGCCGCCCATGGCCGGCCTGGCGATCTCGCCGGATTCCGCCGGAACTACGCGGTGCTCCTGGCCGACCGCGAGGCGCGCGACGCCATCGCCGGCGGCGACTTCTCGCATACGGAGGTCGAGGCCGCCTTCGCCCGGGGCGGGGTCATCCCCGAAGCCATTCCGGGCATGGTGTTCATTTTCCAGTATTTCTCCGGCATGCCTTACGTACGCGAAGCCGTGGCCGAGTGGCGTTCCGTCGATACGAGCCTCCTGGAGCTGGCGACCATCGCCGACCGCCTCGAGGAAGGCTACCGGTCGGGCTCCCTTCAGTCCGGCGACGCCACCGCGGAACGCGACCGCATCGCCGCACTGAACGATTACATCGAGCCGCGCGCCAAGGCCTTCTCCCTCGACATCGCCAACGGCGCCTCCTGGCTGGGCCGCGTGCTCTTCTTCACGGTGCTCGGGGTGGCCGCCCTGGCCTCGCTGCTCTGGCTGCGCATGGCCCAGCGCATCCTGGCAGGCATTCGCGGCACGGAGGAGCGCTATAGCCTGCTGTTCGACAGCGCGGCCGACGCGATCTTCATGGTGGACCGCGAGAGCGGCCACATCCTCGACGCCAACGACCGCGCGGCCACCTGGCTGGGCTGCGCGCGCGCCGATCTCACCGGCGTGGAACTGGCCAGCCTGTTCGTGGACGGCTCGCCGGAATCGGGCGAGGGACTCCTGCGCGACGTGAACGGGGGCACCCGGCCGGTGGAAACGCAGAGCAGCCTCGTCGCGTGGGGCGCGCGCCAGGTCTCGCAGGCGATCGTGCGCGACATCTCCGATCGCGTGGCAATGGAGCAGGAACGCAAGATCGCGGCCGAGGCGCTGGCCAGCATCGCCGAGGGCGTGATCATCGCCGACGCCGATCGCCGCGTGACGACGACCAACGCCGCGCACGTCAAGCTCACCGGCTTTCCCGCGCAGGCCCTGCGCCGCACGCGCTTCGACGCCACGCGCACCCTGGCGGACGGCCGGCCCCTGCCGCAGACGCTGTGGGACGACATCGCCGCGGGCGACAACTGGCTGGGGGAGGTGGAGAGCCGGCGCGCGGACGGCACGACGTATCCCGAACTGATGAGCATCAGCACCATCCGCGACCGCGATGGCCGTCCACAGCACTACGTGGCGGTGGTGTCCGACATCACGGCCCGCAAGGCCGACCGCCAGCGGCTGCAGCACCTGGCCACGCACGATCCGCTGACCGGGCTGGTCACGCGCTCCGAATTCGAGAGGCGCTGCGCGGAGGCCATTACGCGCGCCGCGCACGAGCGCGGTGCGGTCGCCGTGCTGTTCGTCGACCTCGACGCGTTCAAGGTGGTGAACGACAGCTACAGCCATGCGATCGGCGATGCCCTGCTCATGCGCGTGGCCGAGCGCATCCGCGCACAGCTCGCGCCGCACGACGTGGCGGGCCGCATCGGCGGCGACGAGTTCACCGTGCTGCTGGCGGACCTGCGTTCGCGCGAGGAAGCGCTGCTGGTGGCCGAGGCCATGCTGGCCGCGCTGGCACGGCCGTTCGACCTGGGCGATTACGAACTCTTCGTCAGCGCCAGCATCGGCATTGCCGGTTACCCGCTGGACGGCAACGATGCGGTGACGCTCATCGCCAACGCCGACGCCGCGATGTACGTCGCCAAGACCGAGGAGCGCAACGCGCTGCGCTTCTATACGCCGAAGATGCACGCCGATGCGCGGCGCCGCCTGAAGCTCGCCTCGGAGCTGCGCCAGGCGTTGTCGCGGAACGAATTCCAACTCGTCTACCAGCCCAGCGTGGAGATGAAGAGCGGCCGCATCGTCGCCGTCGAGGCACTGATCCGCTGGCGGCATCCCGAGCGCGGGCAGATCGCGCCGGACGAATTCATTCCCATCGCCGAGAGCCTTGGCCTCATACGCCAGATCGACCAGTGGGTGCTCGAGAACGCCTCCCGCCAGCTGGTCGCCTGGGACGAGGCGCGGTTGCCGTCGCTGCGCCTGGCGGTCAACGTCTCCGCGGGTTCGTTCGGCCATCCGGATTTCCTGCATGGGATCGCCCAGGCGCTGCGCGTGAGCGGCGTGCACCCCAAGCGCCTGCTCGTCGAACTCACCGAGAGCGCCATCCTGCGCCTGGGCGAGGATACCCAGCGCGCGATGCAGACCCTGCACAACCTCGGCGTGGCCGTGGCGATCGACGACTTCGGCACCGGGTACTCCTCGCTCGCGTACCTGAAGCTGCCGGCGGTGGCCTACCTGAAGATCGATCGTTCCTTCGTCAGCGGCCTGCCCATGAACGCGAACGACGTGGCGATCACCGAGGCGATGGTGGCCATCGCACGCAGCCTCGACCTGCATACGATCGCCGAGGGCATCGAAACCGAAGCCCAGCACGAGTTCCTGCTCCGCGCGGGCTGCCAGGAAGGCCAGGGCTTCCTGTATTCCCGCCCGCTTCCGCCCGACGAGATCGAACGCCTCCTCGCCCCGAAGGCCACGAAAGGCAAGCGCCTGTCGCTGGTACCGCCCAAACGCGCCTGA
- a CDS encoding HAD family hydrolase: MSTHDPIVFLFDVDNTLIDNDRFSADLAARLERELGAEGPARYAAVDKQIRAEVGYADYLGALQKLRGKGGDPAYMRLSFFLLDYPFDERRFPGVPETVAHLRTMGRPVILSDGDTVFQPRKIRRAGLWDAFANDVLIYVHKEEMLDDMRARYPADHYVMVDDKPRILVAMKKLLGDKVTTVFVKQGHYAAAAGKELEETPPDIAIDTVAELAKMRREDFLPERLAKQL, from the coding sequence GTGTCCACCCACGACCCCATCGTCTTCCTCTTCGACGTCGACAACACGCTCATCGACAACGACCGCTTCAGCGCCGACCTCGCCGCGCGGCTGGAGCGCGAACTCGGTGCCGAAGGCCCCGCGCGCTATGCCGCTGTCGACAAGCAGATCCGCGCCGAGGTGGGTTATGCCGATTACCTGGGTGCCTTGCAGAAACTGCGCGGCAAGGGCGGCGATCCCGCCTACATGCGCCTGTCGTTCTTCCTGCTCGATTACCCGTTCGACGAGCGCCGCTTCCCGGGCGTTCCGGAAACCGTCGCGCACCTGCGCACGATGGGACGCCCGGTCATCCTGTCCGACGGCGACACCGTGTTCCAGCCGCGCAAGATCCGCCGAGCGGGCCTGTGGGACGCGTTCGCGAATGATGTGCTGATCTACGTGCACAAGGAAGAGATGCTCGACGACATGCGCGCGCGGTATCCCGCGGACCACTACGTGATGGTCGACGACAAGCCGCGCATCCTCGTCGCGATGAAGAAACTGCTGGGCGACAAGGTGACGACGGTCTTCGTGAAACAGGGTCACTACGCGGCCGCGGCGGGCAAGGAACTGGAAGAGACGCCGCCGGACATCGCCATCGACACCGTGGCCGAACTGGCGAAGATGCGCCGCGAGGATTTCCTACCCGAGCGCTTGGCGAAACAGCTGTAG